Genomic DNA from Luteitalea sp.:
GAAGTGTACGTGTTGACGAAAGAAGAGGGGGGCCGGCACACGCCGTTTTTCAACGGGTATCGGCCGCAGTATTACATTCGGACGACGGATGTGACGGGGGTGTCGCAGTTGCCGACCGGGGTGGAGATGGTGATGCCGGGCGACAACGTGACGATGG
This window encodes:
- the tuf gene encoding elongation factor Tu (EF-Tu; promotes GTP-dependent binding of aminoacyl-tRNA to the A-site of ribosomes during protein biosynthesis; when the tRNA anticodon matches the mRNA codon, GTP hydrolysis results; the inactive EF-Tu-GDP leaves the ribosome and release of GDP is promoted by elongation factor Ts; many prokaryotes have two copies of the gene encoding EF-Tu), which produces EVYVLTKEEGGRHTPFFNGYRPQYYIRTTDVTGVSQLPTGVEMVMPGDNVTMEIELIAPVALETGLRFAIREGGRTVGAGTISEIIE